The nucleotide window CATCATGCGCCCTTCATCTTGAATTAGCGCGTTCACAATGGATTCTAGTAAGTATGGCTGTTCATGATTCTTAGGCCAGTCACTTTGAAAGCGAAAGCTCTTATTAAGACTTGGTGTTAACACAAAGACACCATCATCATTACGAAGGATCATTTGGGAAACGCTCTGATTCGCATTCTCCATGGTAACACGATAATAATGGGGACGTTTATGCCATACCTGTACATCATATTGCACAGGTGTTTTTCCAGTATGAATCGTCATTGTTCCGCTTATTTTATACCCTGAAAGCGATTCACTCTTCTTCTGGATTGCCCCTAATACTTCATTCATGCTCATCTCACTGCTACAGCCTACCATCATGATGACAGGAAATAGCATGATACAAAGAACGATGATCCATCGTTTCACTTAAAATCAACCCCTTCGTCTATTGTTGACAAAGGAGGGAAAATGTCATTTCCTCGGAAATAATTAAGCTGATGTGGACCGTATTGTCAAAACATGCTGGAGTACTCTAGGAATATGAGTGATCACGTCTGCTGGCAAGAGGCTATACGGATCACCTGTATAAAGGTCAGCAATTAAACCGTGGAGATAGGTGCCTACTCGCGCTGCGTCACATAATGCAACACCTTGGGCAAGGAGAGCAGCAATCATTCCTGTTAAGATATCACCAGTACCTCCCTTGGCTAGCGCTGCATTGCCTGTTGGATTGCAATATACAGTACCATCAGGTGTAGCTATCAAGGTATGAAAGCCCTTCAGTACCACATGAACTCCCCACTTCGTGGCTAATTCGATAGCCAGTTCCCTGCGATGCTGCCGAACTTCCTCCTTCTTCACGTTACACAGTACTGCCATCTCTCCAGGATGAGGCGTCAGAATGATTCGTTCCCCGTGTTGAGTAAGCATTTGCGGGTGACGGGCAAGGAGCTTAAGAGCATCTGCATCGATTACAACAGGTTGATGAGAACGATTTAGCAGCTGCTCTAACCAGCGCTCTCCACCATTCCACACCCCAATTCCAGGCCCAATTGCCAGAGCAGTATAGGGATCAAAATCTTGTTGTGCAGAGCTAGTGGTTGCAAAATGTGATTCTTCCTCCTCCCAAGGCCAGAGTAATGGTAAGCGAACCTGAGTAGCTAAGCCTTGAGCAAGTGAATAGGGAAGTCCAAGCGTTACCAGACCTGCTCCCATTCGATATGCTGCCTCCATGGCGTACTGCGGCGCGCCGGGCATCCACTGGGAACCGCCGATAATGCAGAGATGTCCATAGCTTCCCTTATGACTCTCATTCTCTCGTACTGGTAATAAAGAAGCGATCATGGCAGTGGTTAACACTTGATTCTTCAGCCCCAATTCCACTGCTGCACGAGGTGGAATTCCAATGGAGGCGACAATCACCTTCCCTACTTTACTAGTGGCTGGAGATAAGAGATGACACCACTTATAAGCCTCAAAGGTAACGGTCCAGGTAGCTTGAATCACATCTCCTGGTATTTCACCTTGATCAGCCAGCAATCCACTGGGGAGATCAATGGCAAGGATCGGAACCTGACTCTCATTCATCAACTGAATCAGCCCTCGATACTCTTCATGAGGCGCACCCCTTAGTCCTGTCCCTAATAAGCCATCCACTAGTAGTTGAGCAGAAGCGAAAAGCCCCTCCGTCCTCTGTTCATCAAGCTCCTCACACTGCTGAACGAGTCCGTTCCAGCTTCGGTATGCTTGTAAGTGACGCTTACTATCCTGTGAACGCTTACTTTCAGTACCTGCCATCAGCAATGTCACCTGATAACCCCACTGCAGCAGATATCTCGCACAAACAATTGCATCTCCACCATTATTACCAGTACCCGCTACCACCACGATTGAGCTTTCTGGTTGAAATCGACTCTTAATCTCTTCAGCTACTCTTCTACCTGCATGATCCATTAACATAAACAGGGGTATTCCAGCATGTCGGCAGGCCCAATGGTCCATCTGGTGCGCTTCTTCTGCTGTCACTAGAAGCATTTTTCTCCCTCCTACCGGTGATATCATCATATGTATGAACATGTCCGGTTATGCAAGCAAGCATGTGTGGTTAAGATTGAATGGCATTCAATACTTCCGTTCGATCAGTACTTGTGCAATGGCATCATGGCCCGTATGACTGATGGAACACCATATGAATAGCTCCTCTGAAGTGAGTCCGCGAAGACGAGGATGCTTGGAAAATAGCTGTGGTAGTAGTAATACCTTGGGCTCTCCAGTTGGTTGCTTGATAATTTCGATGTCCTGCCAGGAAAGATATTGCCCTATCCCAGTTCCTAAGGCCTTGGAAACAGCCTCCTTCACAGCAAATCTACCTGCAATAAACTCAATGCGTCGTTGCTGCTGCGTTGGAAGATCCGCTATTTCATTTCGTGTCAATATACGCTCAATAAAATGGGGATGATTATGAAGGGCAGACTCCATCTTATTAAGTTCCACCATATCTACTCCAAGTCCAATAATCATGACCGCACTCCTCTTATTTCCTCTTGTCCCTGATTATATCACAGTACAACCCCCACATCCTATGACGTGGGGGTTGATTGATCCTGTGAATTTACATGAAAATAATGATTAAGATTCTGTGCGATTACGATCAGTTACATTACGATCAGTTACATTGCGATTATTAGTTGCTGGACGATTGGCATCCATTTCCGTGCCAAACTCTGTATTGTTTACTTTACTGTTTTGTTCTCTTACACGATTAATGTTGGTACCAGTCTTGGTGTAACGATTCTTATCCATTGAATATCACCTCCATCATTACTATGCGAAGGTATAAACCGAATCATACATTTTCACCAATGGAAAAATCTTGTTTGGTCTTACCAGTACCTTCCTTCTTTCCTCTAAGGCGACTCTACATATGACTTCTGAGATAAAGATGGAAAACAATCCTGAAATTCCATGGCAAAAGTCGGAAGTAACTAGACAAATTCTGGCATAAATGATATATTATTAGCGTATAACACATCTTTAACTTAGAAAAAGAGTAAACTCCGGATCGAGGACCAATATCGTTATAGAAAGGATTCGCTGCGAATGTATCAAGAAGATTTCCATATCTTATTTAACGCAGTCCATAGTGTTCATGGCGCTATATTACAAGATCTCGATGAAATTGCGAAGCAAACGAAGCTAAAAAGCGCATCCCATCTTCATATTTTGTTTATCGTGGTCACTTTTGAAACACCTGTCACACCAACACAAATTAGCCGCATCATGAATCAACATTTCACAACGGTATTATTACAACTTCGATGGTTAGAAGAACATCAATATGTAGAAATCAGAAAAGGAACCAAGGATGGCCGTACCAATGAAGTAATACCAACAACCAAAGGTGTCGAAAAAGTGAAACAACTCATCCTTTCCAATGCCGTAAACCTTCATTCCTATCGCTTGATTTATGAGTATCAAAAGCGGTATGGTAGAAAGTCCTTGCAGCATGGCATCCAGTTTCTACTAAACTATATGGAATTATTGCATAAGGATTCACAAACTAATTGGACCTACACTTCTTTGCAATATATACGAAGGCTTCTCGAAAATGAACAGCTTTCAACAGGAACAAACGAGTGACCATCGTTCACTCGTTTGTATTTTTGCAACCATTTTCCATATCCTCCCGTATATTACTTTAAAGGTAAAAAGTAATCTGACATCTTTCTTTACCAATATCAGGAAGGAGTGGCTCATTTGAGATTGAGAAAGCTTACATTACTCGTTCTCGCTACATTGTTATTATTAACACCTTTAATCGGATGTAGCTCCAAAGAGAATACTACTGGTAATACAAGCACACCGGATACAGCAGCTAAAAAGGATGGAGAAGGCCGTACCCTTATTATCGCGACTGCCTTCCCCGAAGCCTTCGCCCGAGACCAGTTCGTCAACAAGTTTCTCATCAAGTATCCCGATATCAATGTAGAGTTTATTGATTTTTCGGATAAGCTTATGAAATTGCAGCAAGAAATGATGAAGGTCCAAGCTGGCGAGGAGACCTCAACATCGACTTCTTACTATAAAATGTATGAAGAGGCTCTTCAGAGTGATCCAAGCCCCGACATCATCTTATTAAATGGGGATATCATTGGGCAATTGGTGGAAAAGGATCTTCTAATGCCGTTAGATCCATTATTAGAGCAGCATAACTTCAAGAAGGAACGCTACTACCCCAATGTACTTCAGCAGCTACAGCAGATGGGAAATGGAACCATCTACGGATTAGTAACTGGCTTTAATAATCAAGCCATTTTTTATAATAAAACTTTGTTTGAGCAGACTAATCTCGAATTTCCCCAAGATGGTATGACCTGGAATGATCTTCAACAGCTAGCCATTCAAATGACCAATACAGATCAAGAGAAGCCAGTATACGGGTTCGACTATGGTCGTTTTATATACCAAGATAATCCCTTCATGTTCCTTGTTGATTATGCCCGGCCCTATGACATTAGCTTCATCGATCCAGTAGACCAAAAAATCGTCATGGATACAGAAACATGGAAAGAAATCTGGCAAGAGGTCGTAGATATGTTCCAGACAGGTGCTATTCCACCTCTAAAAGATGCAAATCTCGCTGAAGTCATGGCGAATCCTAATTCGGATGCCATGCTCTCCCCCTTCTATAAAGGGGAGGTTGCGATGACCACTGGCTATGCCATGGAGATCGAAATGATTAAAATGTTTAAGCAAATGTTTCCTAACGAAATGGAGAATCTAGAGTTTGATATTGTCACCTATCCTACTCATTCTAAGTTTCCCAATGTAGGAAGTGCTGTAATCTTTGCAAATCTCTATGCCATTCCTAAGGGGGCCAATAATCTTGATGAAGCGTGGACATTCCTTGAGTTTATTACGAGCCCTGAATACTTACAGCATCATAAGGATATGCTCGATCCATTGCCTGCTTTCCAAGATCAAGTGATCAATAATGACAAGATTCATATGGATGCTTTTTATAGCCTAGATACAGCACCCTACCAAAAGACCTTTGATGAATTACCTACCATTTTAGAGATCTACGAGGTGGGGAGCACCGAATTAAAAAAAGCGATCAAAAGCGAGATCAGCGTAGATGAGGCGATCGCCAATTTTCAAAGCAAAGCGCAGCCACTATTAGAAGAAGGTCTCAAAAAATTAGAAGAAGATAAGAAAAAGTAATGGCACTCTGCTACCTATGGTTGTGTAAGAATTTAGGAGAAGGTTTCCTGCCTTCTCCTATTATTATTGATTTTTATGCAACTATTACTCAAACCCATCCGTATATAATAGTGGATTTAGGAGGCAGAGGTTAATCTAACCATATACACTGTCATTCTACGAAGAGGAGTGAAGAGCTTGAATCTAAAAA belongs to Rubeoparvulum massiliense and includes:
- a CDS encoding bifunctional ADP-dependent NAD(P)H-hydrate dehydratase/NAD(P)H-hydrate epimerase, translating into MLLVTAEEAHQMDHWACRHAGIPLFMLMDHAGRRVAEEIKSRFQPESSIVVVAGTGNNGGDAIVCARYLLQWGYQVTLLMAGTESKRSQDSKRHLQAYRSWNGLVQQCEELDEQRTEGLFASAQLLVDGLLGTGLRGAPHEEYRGLIQLMNESQVPILAIDLPSGLLADQGEIPGDVIQATWTVTFEAYKWCHLLSPATSKVGKVIVASIGIPPRAAVELGLKNQVLTTAMIASLLPVRENESHKGSYGHLCIIGGSQWMPGAPQYAMEAAYRMGAGLVTLGLPYSLAQGLATQVRLPLLWPWEEEESHFATTSSAQQDFDPYTALAIGPGIGVWNGGERWLEQLLNRSHQPVVIDADALKLLARHPQMLTQHGERIILTPHPGEMAVLCNVKKEEVRQHRRELAIELATKWGVHVVLKGFHTLIATPDGTVYCNPTGNAALAKGGTGDILTGMIAALLAQGVALCDAARVGTYLHGLIADLYTGDPYSLLPADVITHIPRVLQHVLTIRSTSA
- the acpS gene encoding holo-ACP synthase, with the translated sequence MIIGLGVDMVELNKMESALHNHPHFIERILTRNEIADLPTQQQRRIEFIAGRFAVKEAVSKALGTGIGQYLSWQDIEIIKQPTGEPKVLLLPQLFSKHPRLRGLTSEELFIWCSISHTGHDAIAQVLIERKY
- a CDS encoding MarR family winged helix-turn-helix transcriptional regulator — encoded protein: MYQEDFHILFNAVHSVHGAILQDLDEIAKQTKLKSASHLHILFIVVTFETPVTPTQISRIMNQHFTTVLLQLRWLEEHQYVEIRKGTKDGRTNEVIPTTKGVEKVKQLILSNAVNLHSYRLIYEYQKRYGRKSLQHGIQFLLNYMELLHKDSQTNWTYTSLQYIRRLLENEQLSTGTNE
- a CDS encoding ABC transporter substrate-binding protein, which codes for MRLRKLTLLVLATLLLLTPLIGCSSKENTTGNTSTPDTAAKKDGEGRTLIIATAFPEAFARDQFVNKFLIKYPDINVEFIDFSDKLMKLQQEMMKVQAGEETSTSTSYYKMYEEALQSDPSPDIILLNGDIIGQLVEKDLLMPLDPLLEQHNFKKERYYPNVLQQLQQMGNGTIYGLVTGFNNQAIFYNKTLFEQTNLEFPQDGMTWNDLQQLAIQMTNTDQEKPVYGFDYGRFIYQDNPFMFLVDYARPYDISFIDPVDQKIVMDTETWKEIWQEVVDMFQTGAIPPLKDANLAEVMANPNSDAMLSPFYKGEVAMTTGYAMEIEMIKMFKQMFPNEMENLEFDIVTYPTHSKFPNVGSAVIFANLYAIPKGANNLDEAWTFLEFITSPEYLQHHKDMLDPLPAFQDQVINNDKIHMDAFYSLDTAPYQKTFDELPTILEIYEVGSTELKKAIKSEISVDEAIANFQSKAQPLLEEGLKKLEEDKKK